The following coding sequences lie in one Rutidosis leptorrhynchoides isolate AG116_Rl617_1_P2 chromosome 4, CSIRO_AGI_Rlap_v1, whole genome shotgun sequence genomic window:
- the LOC139843813 gene encoding zinc finger CCCH domain-containing protein 30-like, protein MVMSTLTVETEDSFSSLLEYAANNDFEGFKRLIENDPSAIDEVGLWYVRKMGSKQIVLEHRTPLMVASTYGSIDVLKLIISQPKVNVNFTCGPDKCTALHCAASGGSMDSVESVKLLLSVGADPNIKDANGHRPVDVVIVPPKLSLVRASLEELLMNHVSDGSINDCNMTVSNSWSPTLSSSPNSGSSPCSPSELVSSPTLSKFNNMLMNSTEKKEYPIDPSLPDIKNSIYSTDEFRMFSFKVRPCSRAYSHDWTECPFVHPGENARRRDPRKFHYSCVPCPDFRKGTCRRGDLCEYAHGVFECWLHPAQYRTRLCKDGPSCGRRVCFFAHLPEELRPLYVSTGSAVQSPRSTAAGATVMDMLNLLPGSPSSGSVMSPSAFNQPMSPNGGPHSPVSWSQPNVPTLHLPGSNLQSSRLRSSLSARDIPLDNLSMLQDFESQQLLNDLACYSQSRSGSLSLNRPTRSKTLAPANLDDLFSAELTSSPRYSDQAASSGVFSPSHKSAVLNQFQQQQSMLSPINTNIFSPKNIDHALLQQRMSPRSMDPISPMGGARLSAFAQREMPHQQLRSLSSRDLGTNFGSNLGTNSPFRVGSPVNNTSSSWSKWGSPTGKVDWSVNADEFGKLKRSSSFEMKNNDGSDEPDVSWVQSLVKESPPEMMKDKAAAPLSVSGGAAATSGGEGLLHGGESADHSVLGAWLEQMQLDQLVA, encoded by the coding sequence ATGGTTATGAGTACACTAACTGTGGAGACCGAAGATTCTTTTTCCAGTTTACTTGAGTACGCAGCTAACAATGACTTTGAGGGTTTCAAACGATTAATCGAGAATGATCCGTCAGCAATTGACGAGGTTGGACTTTGGTATGTACGCAAAATGGGTTCAAAGCAAATTGTTCTTGAACATCGAACACCATTAATGGTTGCTTCTACATACGGAAGTATCGATGTTTTAAAGTTAATCATTTCACAGCCTAAAGTAAATGTGAATTTCACTTGTGGTCCCGATAAGTGCACCGCACTTCACTGTGCAGCTTCTGGTGGGTCCATGGATTCTGTTGAATCGGTTAAGTTGCTTCTTTCTGTTGGTGCGGATCCCAACATTAAAGATGCTAATGGACATCGACCCGTTGATGTGGTTATTGTACCTCCAAAACTGTCTTTGGTTCGGGCTTCACTTGAAGAACTTCTCATGAACCATGTATCCGATGGTTCAATTAACGACTGCAATATGACCGTTTCAAACTCGTGGTCCCCGACCTTATCGTCTTCACCCAATAGTGGTTCGTCCCCATGTTCTCCTTCAGAGCTTGTTTCGTCTCCTACATTGTCAAAGTTTAATAACATGCTCATGAACTCAACTGAAAAGAAAGAATACCCGATCGACCCGTCTCTTCCCGACATTAAAAACAGCATATATTCGACAGACGAGTTCCGTATGTTCTCGTTCAAGGTCCGACCCTGTTCACGGGCCTATTCTCACGATTGGACCGAATGCCCGTTTGTTCACCCGGGTGAAAATGCACGTAGACGTGACCCAAGGAAGTTCCACTATAGCTGTGTACCTTGTCCTGATTTTCGAAAAGGTACATGTAGACGAGGGGATTTGTGTGAGTACGCTCATGGTGTTTTTGAGTGTTGGTTACACCCGGCTCAATATCGTACACGGTTGTGTAAAGATGGTCCGAGTTGTGGTCGACGTGTTTGCTTTTTTGCTCATTTGCCCGAGGAGCTCAGGCCGCTGTATGTTTCAACCGGTTCAGCGGTCCAATCCCCTCGGTCAACCGCTGCTGGTGCTACTGTCATGGATATGTTGAACCTTCTGCCTGGTTCACCTTCGTCTGGTTCGGTTATGTCTCCATCAGCTTTTAATCAGCCGATGTCACCAAACGGTGGTCCCCACTCGCCTGTTTCATGGTCTCAGCCAAATGTCCCGACCCTTCATCTTCCCGGAAGCAACCTTCAGTCGAGTCGACTCAGATCATCTTTAAGTGCGCGAGATATTCCATTAGACAATTTGAGCATGTTGCAGGATTTTGAGTCTCAACAACTGTTAAATGATTTGGCGTGTTACTCGCAATCTCGAAGTGGGTCACTCTCGTTGAACCGTCCGACCCGATCCAAAACACTGGCTCCTGCAAATCTTGATGATTTATTCTCGGCTGAGTTAACTTCTTCACCAAGATACTCTGACCAGGCGGCATCTTCGGGTGTCTTTTCACCATCACACAAATCAGCTGTTCTTAATCAGTTTCAACAACAGCAAAGCATGCTTTCTCCTATAAACACCAACATATTCTCACCTAAAAACATTGATCATGCGTTATTGCAGCAAAGAATGTCTCCAAGAAGCATGGATCCTATATCCCCGATGGGTGGTGCCCGTCTTTCGGCATTTGCACAGCGTGAAATGCCACATCAGCAGTTGCGTAGTCTTAGTTCCAGAGACCTTGGAACAAATTTTGGTTCGAATCTTGGTACGAACAGTCCTTTTAGAGTTGGGTCACCTGTGAATAATACTTCATCTTCTTGGTCAAAATGGGGATCTCCAACTGGGAAAGTAGATTGGTCTGTTAACGCAGATGAATTTGGGAAGTTAAAAAGATCGTCTTCTTTTGAAATGAAGAATAACGATGGTTCAGATGAGCCGGATGTATCATGGGTGCAATCACTTGTGAAAGAATCACCACCTGAGATGATGAAAGACAAGGCGGCTGCACCACTTTCTGTTAGTGGTGGTGCGGCCGCCACTTCCGGTGGTGAGGGACTTTTACATGGTGGTGAGTCAGCTGACCATTCAGTATTAGGTGCGTGGCTCGAGCAGATGCAACTTGATCAGCTCGTAGCTTAA